One window of the Microvirga mediterraneensis genome contains the following:
- a CDS encoding helicase-related protein, producing the protein MSRRSLPPQVRARGVTAVLGPTNTGKTHLAIERMLGHDSGMIGLPLRLLAREVYNRVVEKAGHHNVALVTGEEKIKPDRPRYWISTVEAMPRDLDLAFVAVDEIQLASDLDRGHVFTDRLLNQRGREETLLIGSATMRPLIEALIPGVHVVTRPRLSKLSFAGEKKVSRLPRRSAIVAFSAEEVYGIAELIRRQSGGAAVVLGALSPRTRNAQVELYQNGDVDYLIATDAIGMGLNLDVDHVAFASDKKFDGFQFRKLNNPELAQIAGRAGRYMRDGTFGSTGRCPPFDAETVEALENHTFDPVRILQWRNPDLDFSSLARLRDSLGAQPREHGLVRAPTGEDVTALEVLAREDDIRAMTRTQFAVERLWQICQVPDYRKVSPQTHADLVGQLYRFLMKDGAIPADWFARHLSAMDRTDGDIDTLSNRIAQVRTWSFVANRPDWLKDPEHWQDVARQVEDKLSDALHERLAQRFIDRRTSVLMRRLREKTMLEAEITTTGDVTVEGQHIGHLHGFHFVPDPQADTTEAKTLRNAAGKALAGEIEARADRFAEAPDAMLVLSNDGTIRWMGDPVAKLEAGDKLFEPRVRILSDEHLTGPAREKVDTRLRAWLKAYVVRLLGPLLQLEDSAELTGLARGIGFQIGEALGVLERAKVLNDVRSLDQDARGALRKAGVRFGAYHLYLPALLKPAPRVLATQLWALQNGGLDQKGIDEIAHLAQSGRTSIPVDSEIAHGLYRAAGFRVLGGRAVRVDILERLADLIRPAISYRPGIPPGEPPAGTADGESFVPTVSMTSLVGCAGEDFATILKSLGYVVERRPGPAITVPLVEAPRVVEPPAAPVEGDTPAPAEQAPTEAAEASVGTEEIGAVAVEAPEATVSQQEVEASAAEAVASPAGQSLAPSEASTEAPAAEAPAEPEMIEVWRQGRRHPEGGRARHGREARGGRSQERGERRQRHGGEGQGEPGERRPRPERREAQGEGGRPQNRPPRGPGRGEDRRGEDRRGPRPDKRSDNRREGGHERREKQPDPNSPFAKLMALKAQLEDNKK; encoded by the coding sequence ATGTCCCGTCGCTCTCTCCCTCCGCAAGTGCGTGCGCGCGGCGTGACCGCCGTGCTCGGCCCCACCAATACCGGCAAGACCCACCTGGCCATCGAGCGCATGCTCGGCCATGACAGCGGCATGATCGGCCTGCCCCTGCGTCTCCTGGCGCGCGAGGTCTACAACCGCGTGGTGGAGAAGGCGGGGCATCACAACGTCGCCCTGGTCACGGGCGAGGAGAAGATCAAGCCGGACCGGCCACGCTACTGGATCTCCACCGTCGAGGCGATGCCGCGGGACCTCGACCTTGCCTTCGTGGCCGTGGACGAGATCCAGCTCGCCAGCGACCTGGACCGGGGCCATGTATTCACAGACCGCCTGCTGAACCAGCGCGGGCGCGAAGAGACGCTCCTCATCGGCTCGGCCACCATGCGTCCTCTCATCGAGGCGCTGATCCCCGGCGTGCATGTGGTCACGCGGCCGCGCCTGTCGAAGCTGTCCTTCGCGGGCGAGAAGAAGGTCTCGCGCCTGCCCCGCCGCTCGGCCATCGTGGCCTTCTCGGCCGAGGAGGTCTACGGCATCGCCGAGCTGATCCGGCGCCAGAGCGGCGGCGCCGCGGTGGTGCTGGGGGCCCTGTCGCCCCGGACCCGAAACGCCCAAGTCGAGCTCTACCAGAACGGGGACGTGGATTACCTCATCGCCACCGATGCCATCGGCATGGGGCTCAATCTCGACGTGGACCATGTGGCGTTCGCGTCCGACAAAAAGTTCGACGGGTTCCAGTTCCGCAAGCTCAACAATCCGGAACTCGCCCAGATCGCCGGCCGCGCCGGCCGCTACATGCGCGACGGCACCTTCGGCTCCACGGGCCGCTGCCCGCCTTTCGATGCGGAAACCGTCGAGGCGCTCGAGAATCACACCTTCGACCCCGTGCGAATCCTGCAATGGCGCAACCCGGACCTGGATTTTTCCTCGCTCGCCCGCCTGCGCGATTCTCTCGGGGCGCAGCCGAGGGAGCACGGCCTCGTGCGGGCCCCCACGGGCGAGGACGTAACGGCCCTCGAGGTCCTGGCCCGGGAGGACGACATCCGGGCGATGACCCGCACCCAATTCGCCGTGGAACGGCTCTGGCAGATCTGCCAGGTGCCGGATTACCGGAAAGTTTCCCCGCAGACCCATGCGGATCTCGTCGGCCAGCTCTATCGTTTCCTCATGAAGGACGGGGCCATCCCGGCCGACTGGTTCGCCCGCCATCTGTCCGCCATGGACCGGACGGATGGGGATATCGACACCCTCTCCAACCGCATCGCCCAGGTCCGGACCTGGTCCTTCGTCGCTAACCGTCCCGACTGGTTGAAGGATCCAGAGCATTGGCAGGATGTTGCGCGTCAGGTAGAGGACAAGCTATCGGATGCGCTCCATGAACGCCTCGCCCAACGATTCATCGACCGGCGGACGAGCGTTCTCATGCGGCGCTTGAGAGAGAAAACGATGCTCGAAGCGGAAATTACGACCACCGGCGACGTCACCGTCGAGGGTCAGCACATCGGTCACCTGCACGGCTTTCATTTCGTGCCCGATCCCCAGGCCGACACCACGGAGGCCAAGACCCTGCGCAACGCGGCCGGCAAGGCGCTGGCCGGGGAGATCGAGGCGCGGGCGGACCGGTTCGCCGAGGCTCCCGATGCCATGCTCGTGCTGTCGAACGACGGCACGATCCGCTGGATGGGCGACCCGGTCGCCAAGCTGGAGGCCGGCGACAAGCTGTTCGAGCCCCGCGTGCGCATCCTCTCTGACGAGCACCTCACGGGCCCGGCCCGGGAGAAGGTGGACACCCGCCTGCGCGCCTGGCTCAAGGCCTATGTGGTGCGCCTGCTCGGGCCCCTGCTGCAGCTCGAGGACAGCGCCGAGCTGACGGGCCTCGCCCGCGGCATCGGGTTCCAGATCGGCGAGGCCCTCGGCGTGCTGGAGCGCGCGAAGGTTCTCAACGACGTGCGCAGCCTCGACCAGGATGCCCGCGGCGCCCTGCGCAAGGCCGGGGTCCGGTTCGGCGCCTATCACCTCTACCTGCCCGCCCTCCTGAAGCCGGCGCCCCGCGTCCTGGCGACCCAGCTCTGGGCCCTGCAGAACGGCGGCCTCGACCAGAAGGGCATCGACGAGATCGCCCATCTCGCCCAGTCCGGCCGGACCTCAATCCCGGTCGATTCCGAGATCGCCCACGGGCTCTATCGCGCGGCCGGCTTCCGCGTGCTCGGCGGACGGGCCGTGCGCGTCGACATCCTGGAGCGCCTGGCCGACCTGATCCGTCCCGCCATCTCCTATCGTCCCGGCATCCCCCCCGGCGAGCCGCCGGCCGGCACGGCCGATGGGGAGAGCTTCGTCCCGACCGTGTCCATGACTTCTCTCGTGGGCTGCGCGGGCGAGGATTTCGCCACGATCCTCAAGTCTCTCGGCTATGTGGTGGAGCGCCGTCCCGGCCCCGCCATCACGGTGCCGCTGGTCGAGGCTCCGAGGGTTGTCGAACCCCCGGCCGCGCCTGTGGAAGGCGACACCCCCGCTCCCGCCGAGCAGGCCCCGACGGAAGCGGCCGAAGCCTCCGTGGGCACCGAAGAGATCGGCGCCGTGGCGGTCGAGGCCCCCGAGGCGACCGTGTCCCAGCAGGAGGTGGAGGCCAGCGCCGCCGAGGCCGTGGCTTCGCCCGCAGGTCAGTCCCTGGCTCCCTCCGAGGCTTCGACCGAGGCTCCCGCGGCTGAAGCTCCCGCCGAGCCCGAGATGATCGAGGTCTGGCGCCAGGGTCGCCGCCATCCCGAGGGCGGGCGCGCCCGCCATGGCCGCGAGGCCCGGGGCGGACGCAGCCAGGAGCGCGGCGAGCGTCGTCAGCGTCATGGCGGCGAAGGCCAGGGCGAACCCGGCGAACGCCGTCCGCGTCCCGAGCGCCGCGAGGCGCAAGGGGAGGGCGGTCGTCCGCAGAACCGTCCGCCGCGCGGCCCCGGCCGCGGCGAGGATCGTCGCGGGGAGGACCGTCGAGGACCCCGTCCCGACAAGCGCTCCGACAACCGCCGCGAGGGCGGGCACGAGCGCCGGGAGAAGCAGCCGGACCCGAACTCGCCCTTCGCCAAGCTGATGGCCCTCAAGGCGCAGCTCGAGGACAACAAGAAGTAG
- a CDS encoding DUF3108 domain-containing protein, translating into MRLIASALATLVFAGSGSLAQAQTGPAQTLKVSYDITLAGLPLGKADLSSSFKGAKYEMAGQAKLTGLAMILTGGRGEANASGTLDGDAPPRSNTFSVVSKTSDNQRIVRMGIKSGRVAEVEIDPPLEPKPDRVPVKAADKKGVVDPMSALLMPAVASKSLTDPANCDRTIPVFDGASRMNVVLSYAETKKVEVPGYSGSVLVCNARYVPISGHRSERPGTKFMQDNKDMSVWLAPVEGPRVLFPVKVSVRTMIGMGEMQASLWSFEDGKSPAPSRKAMKADEAVKAGVVQ; encoded by the coding sequence ATGCGCCTCATCGCCTCAGCTCTCGCGACCCTGGTCTTCGCCGGATCGGGCTCGCTCGCGCAAGCCCAGACCGGACCGGCCCAGACCCTGAAAGTGAGCTACGACATCACCCTGGCCGGCCTGCCCCTGGGCAAGGCCGACCTGTCGTCGTCCTTCAAGGGGGCGAAGTACGAGATGGCGGGACAGGCAAAGCTGACCGGGCTCGCCATGATCCTGACCGGCGGCCGGGGCGAGGCCAATGCCTCCGGCACCCTGGACGGGGACGCGCCGCCCCGTTCGAATACCTTCTCCGTCGTGTCGAAGACCTCCGACAATCAGCGCATCGTCCGCATGGGGATCAAGAGCGGCCGGGTGGCCGAGGTCGAGATCGATCCGCCCCTGGAGCCCAAGCCCGACCGGGTGCCCGTCAAGGCGGCCGACAAGAAGGGCGTGGTCGATCCCATGAGCGCGCTGCTCATGCCGGCCGTGGCGTCGAAGAGCCTGACCGACCCGGCCAATTGCGACCGGACGATTCCGGTCTTCGACGGGGCCTCCCGCATGAACGTGGTCCTCTCCTATGCGGAGACGAAGAAGGTCGAGGTGCCGGGCTATTCCGGGTCCGTCCTCGTGTGCAATGCCCGCTACGTGCCGATTTCCGGCCACCGGAGCGAGCGCCCGGGCACGAAGTTCATGCAGGACAACAAGGACATGTCCGTCTGGCTGGCACCCGTCGAGGGGCCGCGCGTGCTCTTCCCGGTCAAGGTTTCCGTCCGCACCATGATCGGCATGGGCGAGATGCAGGCGTCCCTCTGGTCCTTTGAGGACGGCAAATCGCCCGCGCCCTCCCGCAAGGCCATGAAGGCGGACGAGGCCGTGAAGGCCGGGGTCGTTCAGTAA
- the rpmB gene encoding 50S ribosomal protein L28 — translation MSRRCELTGKAVLSGHLVSHSNRKTKRKFLPNLCNVTLQSDTLQRSVRLRVSANALRSVEHRGGLDAFLAKAKAGELSTTALAVKREIEKKLAAAS, via the coding sequence ATGTCGCGCCGTTGCGAACTGACCGGCAAGGCCGTGCTGAGTGGCCACCTGGTGAGCCACTCGAACCGCAAGACGAAGCGGAAGTTCCTGCCGAACCTCTGCAACGTCACGCTCCAGTCTGACACCCTGCAGCGCTCCGTGCGCCTGCGCGTCTCCGCCAATGCGCTCCGCTCGGTCGAGCACCGCGGCGGCCTCGACGCCTTCCTGGCCAAGGCCAAGGCTGGCGAGCTCTCCACCACCGCGCTCGCGGTGAAGCGCGAGATCGAGAAGAAGCTCGCCGCTGCGAGCTGA
- a CDS encoding queuosine precursor transporter, which translates to MSQIDRRDFLIALAAMTLVVLSSNILVQYPFQHLGLDNYLTWGAFSYPFSFLVTDLSNRRFGPKGARRVVYAGFALAVVLSVLLASPRIAIASGAAFLVAQLLDIQIFFRLRGHAWWMPPFVSSVISSGLDTAIFFSFAFYCGAVPGLGFTISEALGHAGIVDQCIALPWTNLAVADYLVKLALAAISIAPYGAILRLMRYEAKHHHRAA; encoded by the coding sequence ATGTCCCAGATCGACCGCCGCGACTTCCTCATTGCCCTTGCGGCCATGACCCTGGTCGTCCTCTCGTCGAACATCCTGGTCCAGTATCCCTTCCAGCATCTCGGCCTGGACAACTACCTGACCTGGGGTGCCTTCAGCTATCCGTTCTCGTTCCTGGTCACCGACCTGTCGAACCGGCGCTTCGGCCCCAAGGGCGCCCGCCGGGTGGTCTATGCCGGCTTCGCGCTGGCCGTGGTGCTCTCGGTCCTTCTCGCATCTCCACGCATCGCGATCGCCTCGGGAGCGGCCTTCCTGGTCGCCCAGCTCCTCGACATCCAGATCTTCTTCCGCCTGCGTGGCCACGCCTGGTGGATGCCGCCCTTCGTGTCCTCGGTGATCTCGTCGGGCCTCGACACGGCTATCTTCTTCTCCTTCGCCTTCTATTGCGGCGCGGTGCCCGGCCTCGGCTTCACCATCAGCGAGGCGCTCGGCCATGCCGGCATCGTGGATCAGTGCATCGCCCTGCCCTGGACCAATCTGGCTGTGGCCGACTACCTGGTGAAGCTCGCGCTCGCGGCGATCTCGATCGCTCCCTATGGGGCGATCCTGCGGCTCATGCGCTACGAGGCGAAGCATCATCACCGGGCCGCTTGA
- a CDS encoding peptidase: protein MTYCVGILVRDGLVMIADTRTNAGVDNIATFRKLHLFEKPGERIITLATAGNLSASQSVMSLLTEGLENPETGVVETPLTVPSMFKAAQLVGRAIRQVYEVDGVEIEKRQMTFDVTMLLGGQIGSGPMRLYQIYAAGNAIEATVDTPFLQIGEPKYGKPILDRAISHGTSLVEALKLGLISMDSTLKSNLGVGLPIDIVVARRDALKAQVTYRIQEDEPYFRDLRERWSAALRAAHQAIPHPPYTEEVL from the coding sequence ATGACGTATTGTGTCGGCATCCTGGTGCGGGACGGCCTCGTCATGATCGCGGACACGCGCACCAATGCGGGCGTCGACAATATCGCGACCTTCCGCAAGCTGCACCTGTTCGAGAAGCCCGGCGAGCGCATCATCACGCTGGCCACCGCGGGCAACCTGTCGGCCAGCCAGTCCGTCATGTCCCTGCTGACCGAGGGACTCGAAAACCCCGAAACCGGCGTGGTCGAGACGCCCCTGACCGTGCCCAGCATGTTCAAGGCCGCCCAGCTCGTCGGCCGTGCCATCCGTCAGGTCTACGAGGTCGATGGGGTCGAGATCGAAAAGCGCCAGATGACCTTCGACGTCACCATGCTGCTCGGCGGGCAGATCGGGTCAGGTCCCATGCGGCTCTACCAGATCTACGCGGCCGGCAATGCCATCGAGGCCACTGTCGATACGCCCTTCCTGCAGATCGGGGAGCCGAAATACGGCAAGCCGATCCTCGACCGGGCGATTTCTCACGGCACCAGTCTCGTCGAGGCCCTGAAGCTCGGACTCATCTCCATGGATTCGACCCTGAAATCCAATCTCGGGGTCGGCCTGCCCATCGACATCGTGGTGGCGAGGCGCGACGCCCTGAAGGCGCAGGTGACCTACCGGATCCAGGAGGACGAGCCGTATTTCAGAGATCTGCGCGAACGCTGGTCCGCCGCTTTGCGCGCGGCCCATCAGGCGATTCCTCACCCGCCTTATACGGAAGAGGTTCTTTAG
- a CDS encoding transglutaminase family protein has translation MRIRITHETVYHYSEPAKSAIQLLRLTPRGSDSQTVLSWNIDMDGDGRLMRREDWYGNIIHSLSVSGPVSQITLHVAGEIETTDTAGIIKGGVERFPPIFYLRDTPLTRADASIREFAELTAGRFTNPLDQAHALLSAIAERLRFDTQATNSTTTGADAFAAGHGVCQDFTHVFVSAARSLKIPARYVSGYLHKPGEIEQEAGHAWAEAYLPDLGWVSFDPANAVSATEHYVRLAIGLDYLDAAPVRGSYYGITREALDVRLRIESARQSQA, from the coding sequence ATGCGCATCCGCATCACCCACGAGACGGTCTATCACTACAGCGAACCCGCCAAGTCGGCGATCCAGCTCCTGCGGCTCACCCCGCGCGGCAGCGACAGCCAGACGGTCCTGTCCTGGAACATCGACATGGATGGTGACGGCCGGCTGATGCGGCGGGAGGACTGGTACGGCAACATCATCCACAGCCTGTCCGTCTCCGGCCCGGTGAGTCAGATCACCCTGCACGTGGCCGGCGAGATCGAGACCACGGATACGGCCGGGATCATCAAGGGAGGGGTGGAGCGCTTCCCGCCGATCTTCTACCTGCGGGATACGCCGCTGACCCGGGCCGATGCCTCCATCCGCGAATTCGCCGAACTCACGGCGGGCCGCTTCACCAATCCGCTCGATCAGGCCCACGCGCTCCTGAGCGCCATTGCCGAGCGCCTGCGCTTCGACACGCAAGCCACCAACTCCACGACCACGGGCGCGGACGCCTTCGCGGCAGGCCACGGGGTCTGCCAGGATTTCACCCATGTCTTCGTGAGCGCGGCGCGGTCTTTGAAGATCCCGGCCCGCTACGTCTCGGGCTATCTGCACAAGCCTGGAGAGATCGAGCAGGAGGCGGGCCACGCCTGGGCGGAGGCGTATCTTCCGGATCTCGGCTGGGTGAGTTTCGACCCGGCCAATGCTGTTTCCGCAACGGAACACTATGTCCGCCTGGCCATCGGACTCGATTATCTTGATGCGGCCCCGGTTCGAGGAAGCTATTACGGTATCACCCGTGAAGCGCTCGACGTTCGTCTGAGGATCGAAAGCGCCCGTCAATCGCAGGCGTGA
- a CDS encoding alpha-E domain-containing protein, producing the protein MLSRDADSLYWLSRYVERAENTARILDVAYRMASMPISYNGVETNEWESALVTAGGIEQFRAVYGDATPENVIEFLAFSEANPSSIQSSFDTARQNARSVRSALTSEMWEAINSAWLDLRRYRSKKINVEELPRFLNLVKEASLRYDGSAMRTMLRNDAYWFSRLGVYIERADNTARVLDVKYHVLLPQDAPVGGGIDYYQWAAILRSVSALVSYQWVYHQNLRPWLVADLLILREEMPRSLAACYAFLSRHLDDISHRYGTSGAAQRQARATHARLANQNIEEIFQHGLHEFLQDFLAENNRLGQAITNQYLG; encoded by the coding sequence GTGTTGAGTCGTGATGCCGACAGCCTCTATTGGCTCTCCCGCTACGTGGAGCGGGCCGAGAACACGGCGCGCATCCTCGATGTCGCCTATCGCATGGCGTCGATGCCGATCTCCTATAACGGCGTCGAGACCAACGAGTGGGAATCGGCGCTCGTCACGGCGGGCGGCATCGAGCAGTTCCGCGCCGTCTACGGGGATGCGACACCCGAGAACGTGATCGAGTTCCTGGCCTTCTCCGAGGCCAATCCGTCGAGCATCCAGAGCAGCTTCGACACGGCGCGGCAGAATGCCCGCTCGGTGCGGTCCGCGCTGACCTCCGAGATGTGGGAGGCGATCAATTCCGCCTGGCTCGACCTGCGCCGTTACCGGTCGAAGAAGATCAATGTCGAGGAGCTTCCCCGTTTTCTGAACCTCGTGAAGGAAGCCTCGCTGCGCTATGACGGCTCCGCCATGCGCACCATGCTGCGCAACGACGCCTATTGGTTCTCGCGGCTCGGCGTCTACATCGAGCGCGCTGACAACACCGCCCGGGTGTTGGACGTGAAGTACCACGTGCTGCTACCGCAGGACGCGCCGGTGGGCGGCGGCATCGATTATTACCAATGGGCCGCCATCCTGCGCTCGGTTTCGGCGCTGGTGAGCTACCAATGGGTTTACCACCAGAACCTGCGGCCCTGGCTCGTGGCGGATCTGTTGATCCTGCGCGAGGAAATGCCGCGCTCGCTCGCCGCCTGCTACGCGTTCCTCTCCCGCCACCTCGACGACATCTCGCACCGCTACGGAACGTCGGGAGCGGCGCAGCGTCAGGCGCGGGCGACCCATGCGCGCCTCGCGAACCAGAACATCGAGGAGATCTTCCAGCACGGGCTGCACGAGTTCCTGCAGGACTTTCTTGCCGAGAACAACCGGCTCGGGCAGGCCATCACGAACCAGTATCTCGGCTGA
- a CDS encoding circularly permuted type 2 ATP-grasp protein gives MSGHDGQSRDAYRVLQDWLKSAPPHVLEHRREEAELFFRRVGITFAVYGNTEAEERLIPFDIIPRILSGKEWKRLSQGLEQRVKALNLFLKDIYGAREILRAGIIPPELVYLNPYYRPQMHGLSLNSDIYVQVAGIDIVRVDDQDFYVLEDNLRTPSGVSYMLENREVMMRLFPELVGMQRIRPIENYIDELLGTLKSVAPASSPWDPTVVLLTPGSLNSAYYEHSFLADRMGVELVEGRDLFVRDEIVYMRTTEGPKRVDVIYSRIDDDYLDPLVFRPDSALGVPGLIAAYRAGNVAIANAPGTGVADDKAMYSYVPDIVRFYMGEEPILKNVPTWRCREQEALSYVLDNLHELVVKEVNGSGGYGMLVGPHATKEAREHFKARILATPDNYIAQPTLALSTSPIFTETGLAPRHVDLRPFVLTGRDGVRLVPGGLTRVALTEGSLVVNSSQGGGTKDTWVLSE, from the coding sequence ATGAGCGGCCATGACGGCCAGAGCAGGGATGCCTACCGGGTTCTCCAGGACTGGCTGAAATCCGCCCCGCCGCACGTGCTGGAACATCGCCGCGAGGAAGCGGAACTCTTCTTCCGCAGGGTCGGCATCACCTTCGCGGTCTACGGCAACACGGAAGCCGAAGAGCGACTCATCCCCTTCGACATCATCCCGCGCATCCTGTCGGGCAAGGAATGGAAGCGCCTTTCGCAGGGCCTCGAACAGCGCGTGAAGGCGCTCAACCTGTTCCTGAAGGACATCTACGGGGCCCGGGAGATCCTGCGCGCCGGGATCATCCCGCCGGAACTCGTCTATCTCAATCCCTATTACCGGCCGCAGATGCATGGGCTGTCCCTGAACAGCGACATCTACGTGCAGGTGGCGGGGATCGACATCGTCCGGGTCGACGACCAGGATTTCTACGTGCTCGAGGACAACCTGCGTACGCCCTCCGGCGTCTCCTATATGCTGGAGAACCGGGAGGTGATGATGCGCCTCTTCCCCGAACTCGTGGGAATGCAGCGCATCCGGCCCATCGAGAATTACATCGACGAGCTTCTGGGCACGCTCAAATCCGTCGCTCCGGCAAGCTCTCCCTGGGACCCGACCGTGGTTCTCCTCACGCCCGGTTCGCTGAACTCCGCCTATTACGAGCACAGCTTCCTGGCCGACCGCATGGGCGTGGAGCTGGTCGAGGGACGCGACCTCTTCGTGCGCGACGAGATAGTCTACATGCGCACCACCGAAGGGCCGAAGCGCGTCGACGTGATCTACAGCCGCATCGACGACGACTACCTCGACCCGCTGGTCTTCCGTCCCGATTCCGCTCTGGGCGTGCCGGGCCTGATCGCGGCTTACCGGGCCGGCAATGTCGCCATCGCCAACGCGCCTGGAACGGGAGTGGCCGACGACAAGGCCATGTACTCCTACGTGCCCGACATCGTGCGCTTCTACATGGGCGAGGAGCCGATCCTGAAGAACGTGCCGACCTGGCGCTGCCGCGAGCAGGAAGCCCTTTCCTATGTGCTAGACAACCTGCACGAACTCGTCGTGAAGGAGGTCAACGGCTCGGGCGGCTACGGCATGCTGGTGGGTCCGCATGCGACCAAGGAAGCGCGCGAGCATTTCAAGGCCCGGATCCTCGCCACTCCCGACAATTACATCGCCCAGCCGACGCTGGCCCTCTCGACGAGCCCGATCTTCACCGAGACCGGGCTCGCGCCCCGCCACGTGGATCTGCGCCCCTTCGTCCTGACGGGCCGCGACGGCGTCAGGTTGGTGCCCGGCGGTCTCACCCGGGTGGCCCTGACGGAAGGATCGCTGGTGGTCAATTCGAGCCAGGGCGGCGGGACCAAGGATACCTGGGTGCTGAGTGAATGA
- a CDS encoding esterase-like activity of phytase family protein, with product MRLTRRNFLIGGGAAAATLACTGVALAQRPQVFRSATSIDVEARPVSRLSTTDPDRSRFGALMFRSGLELRSRVSAFGGFSGLWRSSDGQDLIALADNAQVLKARVETSDGRLSGLSNPVLSPLVLSNGVPLRRSRYYDTESFALAGNAVYVGVERNHAVIRFERTDAGSIIRGVPIPVPQAVKDLPSNGGLEALGVAPRRSPLNGALVGIAEGGSGFILTGPRQGAFEIVLSGGYAVTDLAFLPEGDAVILERRFSLFGFFGCRLRRIEAAALKAGARIDGDVLYESEASHQIDNMEGLAIHREGRDTVLSLISDDNFSSLQKTVLLEFSLVG from the coding sequence TTGAGGCTGACCCGGCGGAACTTCCTGATCGGCGGCGGTGCGGCCGCCGCGACCCTGGCCTGCACGGGCGTCGCCCTCGCGCAGCGCCCGCAGGTTTTCCGGAGCGCGACCTCCATCGACGTGGAGGCGCGGCCGGTCAGCCGACTCTCCACCACCGATCCCGATCGCTCCCGCTTCGGGGCGCTGATGTTCCGCTCCGGACTCGAGCTGCGCTCGCGGGTCTCGGCCTTCGGAGGCTTCTCCGGCCTCTGGCGCTCGTCCGACGGGCAGGACCTCATCGCGCTCGCCGACAATGCGCAGGTGTTGAAAGCCCGGGTCGAGACTTCTGACGGACGGCTCTCGGGTCTGTCGAACCCGGTTCTGTCCCCCCTGGTCCTGAGCAACGGCGTGCCGTTGCGGCGTTCGCGCTATTACGACACGGAGAGCTTCGCGCTTGCAGGCAATGCCGTCTATGTGGGCGTCGAGCGCAACCATGCGGTGATCAGGTTCGAGCGCACCGATGCGGGCAGCATCATTCGCGGCGTTCCCATTCCCGTCCCGCAGGCGGTGAAGGATCTGCCGAGCAATGGCGGCCTGGAGGCCCTCGGCGTCGCGCCCCGGCGCTCGCCCTTGAACGGAGCGCTCGTGGGAATCGCGGAAGGCGGCAGCGGATTCATCCTGACGGGGCCGCGGCAGGGCGCTTTCGAGATCGTTCTCTCCGGCGGTTATGCGGTGACCGACCTCGCTTTCCTACCCGAGGGCGATGCCGTGATCCTGGAGCGCCGCTTCTCGCTTTTCGGCTTCTTCGGCTGCCGCCTTCGCCGCATCGAGGCGGCTGCACTGAAGGCCGGGGCCCGGATCGACGGCGACGTTCTTTACGAGAGCGAAGCCTCGCATCAGATCGACAACATGGAAGGATTGGCGATTCATAGGGAAGGTCGCGATACGGTGCTTTCCCTGATCTCCGACGACAATTTCAGTTCCCTGCAGAAAACGGTGCTGCTCGAGTTTTCTCTCGTGGGCTGA